The Saccharomonospora cyanea NA-134 genome includes a region encoding these proteins:
- the purF gene encoding amidophosphoribosyltransferase: protein MEQVRADQAEPEPLESEPREECGVFGVWAPGEDVAKLTYYGLYALQHRGQEAAGISVSDGKQIVVFKDLGLVSQVFDEQVLSSLQGHVAVGHCRYSTTGADTWENAQPVFRTTSADTGLSLGHNGNLVNTHELHERARELGVVERGGATTDSDLLCGLLAHAAADRGIEAAALDLLPDVRGAFCLAFADETTLYAARDPHGIRPLVLGRLERGWVVASETAALDIVGASFVREVEPGELIAIDTDGLRSSRFANPEPKGCVFEYVYLARPDTVIAGRSVHATRVEIGRRLANEHPAEADLVIPVPESGTPAAIGYAQASGIPYGSGLVKNNYVGRTFIQPSQTIRQLGIRLKLNPLREVIRGKRLVVVDDSIVRGNTQRALVRMLREAGAVEVHVRIASPPVRWPCFYGIDFASRAELVAGGADLDGIRRSIGADSLGYVSLDSLVAASEQPASRLCAACFDGRYPIPLPDEELIGKHLLENLGSDGSAESWSGKPSQLPTSASGYGAEDAVRRP, encoded by the coding sequence GTGGAGCAGGTCCGAGCGGATCAGGCGGAACCGGAGCCTCTGGAGTCGGAACCCCGTGAGGAATGCGGTGTCTTCGGAGTGTGGGCACCGGGCGAGGACGTCGCCAAGCTGACGTATTACGGCCTGTACGCCTTGCAGCACCGAGGCCAGGAGGCCGCGGGCATCTCGGTGTCCGACGGCAAGCAGATCGTGGTCTTCAAGGACCTCGGCCTCGTCAGCCAGGTCTTCGACGAGCAGGTGTTGTCGTCGTTGCAGGGGCACGTGGCCGTCGGTCACTGCCGCTACTCCACCACCGGGGCGGACACGTGGGAGAACGCCCAGCCCGTGTTCCGCACCACCAGCGCCGACACCGGGCTGTCGCTCGGTCACAACGGCAACCTGGTCAACACTCACGAACTGCACGAACGCGCCCGGGAACTCGGGGTCGTCGAGCGTGGTGGCGCCACCACCGACTCCGACCTGCTGTGCGGCCTGCTGGCCCACGCCGCCGCTGACCGTGGCATCGAGGCGGCGGCCCTCGACCTGCTGCCGGACGTGCGCGGGGCGTTCTGCCTGGCGTTCGCCGACGAGACCACCCTCTACGCCGCCCGCGACCCGCACGGAATCCGTCCGCTCGTGCTCGGCAGGCTCGAACGCGGCTGGGTGGTGGCGAGCGAGACCGCGGCGCTGGACATCGTCGGCGCGTCCTTCGTGCGCGAGGTCGAGCCCGGCGAGCTCATCGCCATTGACACGGACGGCCTTCGTTCCTCCCGGTTCGCGAACCCCGAGCCCAAGGGTTGCGTCTTCGAGTACGTCTACCTGGCTCGCCCGGACACGGTGATCGCGGGACGCAGCGTGCACGCCACCCGCGTCGAGATCGGTCGCAGGCTGGCGAACGAACACCCCGCCGAGGCGGACCTGGTCATCCCGGTGCCCGAGTCCGGCACCCCGGCCGCCATCGGGTACGCGCAGGCGTCGGGCATCCCGTACGGGTCCGGGCTGGTGAAGAACAACTACGTCGGGCGCACCTTCATCCAGCCGTCCCAGACCATCCGGCAGCTTGGCATCCGGCTGAAGCTCAACCCCCTGCGCGAGGTCATCCGGGGCAAGCGGCTGGTCGTGGTGGACGACTCCATCGTGCGGGGCAACACGCAGCGCGCGCTCGTGCGGATGCTGCGGGAGGCCGGGGCCGTCGAGGTGCACGTCCGCATCGCCTCGCCGCCCGTTCGCTGGCCGTGCTTCTACGGGATCGACTTCGCATCGAGGGCCGAGCTCGTGGCAGGCGGCGCCGACCTCGACGGCATCCGCCGCTCGATCGGAGCCGACTCGCTCGGGTACGTCTCGCTCGACAGCCTCGTCGCCGCGTCCGAGCAGCCCGCGTCCCGGCTGTGCGCGGCCTGTTTCGACGGCAGGTACCCGATCCCGCTCCCCGACGAGGAGTTGATCGGCAAGCACCTGCTGGAGAACCTCGGCTCCGACGGCAGCGCGGAGAGCTGGAGTGGCAAGCCGAGTCAATTGCCCACGTCGGCGTCGGGGTACGGTGCCGAGGATGCCGTTCGGCGTCCCTAG
- a CDS encoding helix-turn-helix domain-containing protein, whose translation MAARGGSGAEHSTPTARRMIVGAQLRRLRELAGITRGDAGYHIRASESKISRIELGRVGFKERDVADLLTLYGVTDPGERDVLLDMAREANQPGWWQKFNDYTPKWFEPFLGLEEAASRIQTYELQFVPGLLQTEDYARAVITHGVPDAAGEEAESRVAVRMRRQRLLVRPDAPRLWVVLDESVLRRPLGGRKVHRAQLERLLAVTTLPNVTVQVVPYDRSGYAADGPFTLLRFAQPELPNIGYVDHIAGGVYLERADEIELIGRSLDRLAVDAETPKRSRDLIAKVLSES comes from the coding sequence ATGGCTGCGCGAGGCGGTTCCGGGGCTGAGCACAGCACCCCCACCGCTCGTCGAATGATCGTCGGTGCGCAACTCCGCCGCCTGCGTGAGCTGGCGGGTATCACCCGGGGCGACGCGGGCTACCACATCCGCGCCTCCGAATCGAAGATCAGTCGGATCGAACTGGGCCGGGTCGGCTTCAAGGAGCGGGACGTCGCCGACCTGCTGACGCTGTACGGCGTCACGGACCCCGGCGAACGAGACGTCCTGCTCGACATGGCGAGGGAGGCCAACCAGCCGGGCTGGTGGCAGAAATTCAACGACTACACGCCCAAGTGGTTCGAGCCGTTCCTCGGCCTCGAGGAGGCGGCTTCACGTATCCAGACGTACGAGCTGCAGTTCGTCCCGGGGCTGTTGCAGACCGAGGACTACGCGCGGGCGGTCATCACGCACGGCGTTCCCGACGCGGCGGGCGAGGAGGCCGAGTCGAGGGTCGCGGTGCGGATGCGGCGGCAGCGGCTCCTGGTACGGCCGGACGCGCCGAGGCTGTGGGTGGTGCTCGACGAGTCGGTTCTCCGCCGTCCACTCGGCGGCCGGAAGGTGCACCGCGCCCAGCTCGAACGGCTTCTCGCGGTGACCACGTTGCCGAACGTCACGGTGCAGGTGGTGCCGTACGACCGCAGCGGTTACGCCGCCGACGGGCCGTTCACGCTCCTGCGCTTCGCCCAGCCGGAACTGCCGAACATCGGTTACGTCGACCACATCGCGGGTGGTGTCTACCTGGAGCGGGCGGACGAGATCGAGCTGATCGGGCGGTCGCTCGACCGGCTCGCCGTCGATGCCGAAACTCCGAAGCGTTCCCGGGACCTGATAGCCAAGGTCCTGTCGGAAAGCTGA
- a CDS encoding type VII secretion system-associated protein yields MGQRDDSHRLVPEQAAAVRKPEITADMRANARANPGSWLYVIDEAFDPNGNVPSWAVIGAYPVNDRGEIVDDFHFNDQYRPSPQALGFPEPSSELEYLLQLVYTRHRPEEDLAHAVLDAELYVFAYTPAQRTLVGVHDLDGDVVVPAYTARSLAPRDWPHARKVRGRDIIDLLGGCPLALNPDDVITALVTPEELLHASGRLR; encoded by the coding sequence ATGGGCCAGCGCGACGACTCCCACCGCCTCGTGCCCGAGCAGGCCGCCGCCGTCCGCAAGCCCGAGATCACGGCCGACATGCGGGCCAACGCCAGGGCGAATCCGGGCAGCTGGCTGTACGTCATCGACGAGGCGTTCGACCCGAACGGCAACGTGCCCTCGTGGGCCGTCATCGGCGCCTACCCGGTCAACGACCGGGGCGAGATCGTGGACGACTTCCACTTCAACGACCAGTACCGGCCCTCGCCGCAGGCCCTCGGGTTCCCCGAACCCAGCAGCGAACTGGAGTACCTGCTCCAGCTCGTCTACACCCGTCACCGCCCCGAGGAGGACCTCGCGCACGCGGTGCTCGACGCCGAACTGTACGTCTTCGCCTACACGCCCGCGCAGCGCACCCTGGTGGGGGTCCACGACCTCGACGGCGACGTCGTGGTGCCCGCCTACACCGCGAGGTCGCTCGCGCCCCGCGACTGGCCGCATGCCCGGAAGGTGCGCGGCAGGGACATCATCGACCTGCTCGGGGGCTGTCCGCTCGCACTGAACCCGGACGACGTCATCACAGCCCTGGTGACTCCGGAGGAGCTCCTACACGCAAGCGGCCGGCTGCGCTGA
- a CDS encoding U32 family peptidase: protein MERSRTFLRSLGLPSTDPGELPSSTKRFPDGASYRVEIPSVEGVEAMEAVFDEADARGVTVHRVSQGSGGMLLTGKELTTMAALAEGRGVELSLFARPVAGWDTGAASLATGGGPVAAQARGTEQLVHVLEDIRRTAEAGVRSVLVTDLGVLAVASRMREAGELPADLQFKISVQMGLSNPASIRIAEEHGANTYNVPTDLSLAQLAAVRAAIDIPIDIYVESPDDLGGFVRHFEIAEIVRVAAPVYLKFGLRNAPNIYPSGTHLTATAVSLSRERVRRAEIGLETLSRYATDAVASSLPAQDLAVPNTTAFTDSMRSAK, encoded by the coding sequence GTGGAACGGTCCCGAACTTTCCTGCGCTCGCTGGGCCTGCCTTCGACAGACCCCGGTGAGCTGCCGAGCAGTACGAAACGCTTCCCCGACGGGGCCTCGTACCGCGTCGAGATCCCCAGCGTCGAGGGAGTCGAGGCGATGGAGGCCGTCTTCGACGAGGCGGACGCCCGGGGCGTCACCGTCCACCGGGTGTCCCAGGGCAGCGGTGGCATGCTGCTCACCGGCAAAGAGCTGACCACCATGGCCGCACTGGCCGAAGGACGGGGTGTCGAGCTCAGCCTGTTCGCCCGCCCTGTCGCGGGCTGGGACACCGGCGCCGCGTCACTCGCGACGGGTGGCGGCCCCGTGGCCGCGCAGGCGCGCGGCACCGAACAACTCGTCCACGTCCTCGAGGACATCCGCCGCACGGCCGAGGCCGGCGTGCGCAGCGTCCTCGTCACCGACCTCGGCGTGCTCGCCGTCGCCTCCCGCATGCGCGAGGCCGGCGAGTTGCCCGCCGATCTCCAGTTCAAGATCAGCGTGCAGATGGGACTCTCCAACCCCGCGTCGATCCGCATCGCCGAGGAGCACGGCGCCAACACGTACAACGTGCCGACCGACCTGTCGCTGGCCCAGCTCGCGGCCGTGAGGGCGGCCATCGACATTCCCATCGACATCTACGTGGAATCACCGGACGACCTCGGCGGCTTCGTGCGTCACTTCGAGATCGCCGAGATCGTCCGGGTCGCCGCGCCGGTGTATCTGAAGTTCGGGCTCCGCAACGCCCCGAACATCTACCCGAGCGGCACGCACCTCACCGCGACCGCCGTCAGCCTCAGCCGCGAGCGGGTGCGCCGCGCCGAGATCGGGCTCGAGACCCTCTCCAGGTACGCCACCGACGCCGTGGCGTCCTCCCTGCCCGCGCAGGATCTGGCCGTGCCGAACACCACCGCTTTCACCGACTCGATGAGGAGCGCGAAGTGA
- a CDS encoding sterol carrier family protein, with product MPSSRLIDPGELRAACEVVVPWLDAGEPEPARAEVAKAVRLSLKTLAAVAPGRSVEVRVPPFAAVQCVAGPRHTRGTPPNVVETDPRTWLELALGRLEWTDAVEGGRVAASGTRADVSHWLPIVRL from the coding sequence ATGCCGTCTTCACGCTTGATTGATCCCGGCGAGTTGCGGGCCGCGTGCGAGGTCGTGGTGCCGTGGCTCGACGCCGGTGAGCCCGAGCCCGCGCGGGCGGAGGTGGCGAAGGCCGTCCGGCTGAGTCTGAAGACGCTCGCCGCCGTGGCTCCCGGCCGCAGTGTCGAGGTCCGGGTTCCTCCGTTCGCGGCCGTCCAATGTGTAGCCGGTCCCCGTCACACGCGCGGCACGCCTCCGAACGTCGTCGAGACGGATCCGAGGACCTGGCTGGAGCTCGCCCTGGGACGTCTCGAATGGACCGATGCGGTGGAGGGGGGAAGGGTCGCGGCGTCCGGAACGCGCGCCGACGTCTCGCACTGGTTGCCGATCGTCCGGCTGTAG
- the purS gene encoding phosphoribosylformylglycinamidine synthase subunit PurS, with the protein MARVVVDVMPKPEILDPQGQAVAGALGRLGFSGVTEVRQGKHFELEVDDHVDDETLAKIAEGFLANPVIEEWTIRRIES; encoded by the coding sequence GTGGCCCGAGTAGTCGTCGACGTCATGCCCAAGCCCGAAATCCTCGATCCCCAAGGCCAGGCCGTCGCCGGTGCGCTCGGTCGGCTCGGATTCTCCGGGGTCACCGAGGTCCGTCAGGGCAAGCACTTCGAGCTGGAGGTCGACGACCACGTCGACGACGAGACGCTCGCCAAGATCGCGGAAGGCTTCCTCGCCAACCCCGTGATCGAGGAGTGGACGATCCGGAGGATCGAGTCGTGA
- the purQ gene encoding phosphoribosylformylglycinamidine synthase subunit PurQ, giving the protein MSARIGVITFPGTLDDVDAARAVTRSDAEAVPLWHGDEDLKGVDAVVVPGGFSYGDYLRCGAIARFAPVMSSVVEAAGRGMPVLGICNGFQILCEAGLLPGALVRNDKLHFVCRDQWLRVENNTTSWTTRYDQGAEVLIPLKSGEGGYMADEATLDELEGEGRVVFRYVDGNPNGSRRNIAGVCSANGRVVGLMPHPEHAIDALTGPSDDGLGVFYSALDAVKPLVTSA; this is encoded by the coding sequence GTGAGCGCCCGGATCGGAGTCATCACCTTCCCCGGCACGCTCGACGACGTCGACGCCGCCCGCGCGGTGACGCGATCGGACGCCGAGGCCGTGCCGCTGTGGCACGGTGACGAGGACCTCAAGGGCGTCGACGCGGTCGTCGTTCCCGGCGGTTTCTCCTACGGCGACTACCTGCGCTGCGGCGCCATCGCCCGGTTCGCTCCCGTGATGAGCTCGGTGGTCGAGGCCGCGGGCAGGGGGATGCCGGTGTTGGGCATCTGCAACGGCTTCCAGATCCTGTGTGAGGCGGGTCTCCTGCCGGGTGCGTTGGTGCGCAACGACAAGCTGCACTTCGTGTGCCGCGACCAGTGGCTGCGGGTGGAGAACAACACCACGAGCTGGACCACGCGATACGACCAGGGTGCCGAGGTTCTCATCCCGCTCAAGTCGGGTGAGGGCGGCTACATGGCCGACGAGGCGACGCTCGACGAGCTGGAGGGCGAGGGCCGCGTCGTGTTCCGCTACGTGGACGGCAACCCCAACGGCTCGCGGCGGAACATCGCCGGTGTGTGCAGTGCGAACGGCCGTGTCGTGGGTCTCATGCCGCACCCCGAGCACGCGATCGACGCGCTCACGGGGCCGTCGGACGACGGGCTGGGTGTGTTCTACTCCGCACTCGACGCCGTGAAGCCGCTGGTCACGTCCGCCTGA
- the purL gene encoding phosphoribosylformylglycinamidine synthase subunit PurL: MDTPAIDPTDTTALAEQTPEHTQPYAELGLADDEYARIREILGRRPTDAELAMYSVMWSEHCSYKSSKKHLAYFGETTTPEMRSKMLAGIGENAGVVDIGDGWAVTFKVESHNHPSYVEPYQGAATGVGGIVRDILAMGARPLAVADPLRFGPADAPDTRRVLPGVVAGIAGYGNCLGLPNIGGEVVFDESYAGNPLVNALCVGAMRVEDLHLAHASGAGNKIILFGARTGLDGIGGVSVLASDTFSGDENSGGRKKLPSVQVGDPFTEKVLIECSLELFAKKLVVGIQDLGGAGLACATSELAAAGDGGMHVDLDRVPLRAEGMTPAEILSSESQERMCAVVRPSDVDAFMEVCRKWDVTATVIGEVTDGDRLVIDWHGQTVVDVPPRTVAHQGPVYDRPYARPATQDDLQADTPDKLARPSTPAELRETLLRMISSPNLASREWVTQQYDRYVRGNTVLAQPADSGMVRIDESTGRGVAVSTDCNSRYVYLDPYAGTQLALAEAYRNVATSGAMPMAVTNCLNFGSPRDPGVMWQFERAVHGLADGCAQLGVPVTGGNVSFYNQTGDQAILPTPVVGVLGVIDDVSRRIPTGIGAEAGESLLLLGETHDEFGGSAWAQVMHGHLGGLPPKVDLERERLLAEILVAGSRDGMISAAHDVSDGGLAQTIVEMALIGQSGARIVLDPDADPFVQLFSESAGRVLVAVPRTEELRFTEMCSARGLPWRKTGVVDPESNAVQIQDVADFGLDELREAWEGTLPALFA, encoded by the coding sequence GTGGACACCCCCGCCATCGACCCCACCGACACCACCGCACTCGCCGAGCAGACGCCGGAGCACACCCAGCCGTACGCGGAACTGGGTCTGGCAGACGACGAGTACGCGCGTATTCGCGAGATCCTCGGGCGCAGGCCCACGGATGCCGAACTCGCCATGTACTCGGTGATGTGGAGCGAGCACTGCTCGTACAAGTCGTCCAAGAAGCACCTGGCCTACTTCGGCGAGACCACAACGCCGGAGATGCGTTCCAAGATGCTCGCCGGCATCGGCGAGAACGCCGGTGTGGTGGACATCGGTGACGGTTGGGCCGTCACGTTCAAGGTGGAGAGCCACAACCATCCGTCCTATGTGGAGCCGTACCAGGGTGCGGCCACGGGCGTCGGCGGCATCGTGCGCGACATCCTGGCGATGGGCGCCCGCCCCCTGGCGGTGGCCGACCCGCTGCGGTTCGGACCGGCCGACGCTCCCGACACCCGCCGGGTCCTGCCCGGCGTGGTGGCCGGTATCGCCGGGTACGGCAACTGCCTCGGCCTGCCGAACATCGGCGGCGAGGTCGTGTTCGACGAAAGCTACGCGGGAAACCCGCTGGTCAACGCGCTCTGTGTGGGGGCGATGCGGGTCGAGGACCTGCACCTCGCCCACGCCTCGGGAGCCGGTAACAAAATCATCCTGTTCGGAGCCCGCACCGGGCTCGACGGCATCGGCGGGGTGTCCGTCCTCGCCAGCGACACGTTCTCGGGCGACGAGAACTCCGGTGGCCGCAAGAAGCTGCCGAGCGTGCAGGTGGGCGACCCGTTCACCGAGAAGGTGCTGATCGAGTGCTCGCTCGAACTGTTCGCGAAGAAGCTCGTGGTGGGCATCCAGGACCTCGGTGGTGCCGGACTCGCCTGCGCCACGTCGGAACTGGCCGCGGCCGGTGACGGCGGCATGCACGTCGACCTCGACCGCGTCCCGTTGCGCGCGGAGGGGATGACTCCGGCGGAGATCCTGTCCAGCGAGTCGCAGGAGCGCATGTGCGCCGTCGTTCGTCCATCCGATGTGGACGCTTTCATGGAGGTGTGCCGCAAGTGGGACGTCACCGCCACCGTGATCGGTGAGGTGACAGACGGCGACCGGCTGGTCATCGACTGGCACGGCCAGACGGTGGTCGACGTGCCGCCGCGCACGGTGGCGCACCAGGGCCCGGTCTACGACCGCCCGTACGCGCGGCCGGCCACCCAGGACGACCTCCAGGCCGACACCCCCGACAAGCTCGCCCGTCCGTCGACCCCCGCCGAACTGCGCGAGACGCTGCTGCGCATGATCTCCTCGCCGAACCTGGCGTCCAGGGAGTGGGTCACGCAGCAGTACGACCGCTACGTGCGTGGCAACACGGTGCTGGCGCAGCCCGCGGACTCCGGCATGGTGCGCATCGACGAGTCGACGGGGCGCGGCGTCGCCGTGTCCACCGACTGCAACAGCCGCTACGTCTACCTCGACCCGTACGCGGGCACGCAACTCGCACTGGCCGAGGCGTACCGCAACGTCGCCACCAGCGGCGCGATGCCGATGGCGGTCACCAACTGCCTCAACTTCGGCTCGCCGCGCGACCCGGGCGTCATGTGGCAGTTCGAGCGGGCCGTGCACGGGCTCGCCGACGGCTGCGCGCAGCTCGGCGTGCCCGTCACCGGCGGCAACGTGAGCTTCTACAACCAGACCGGCGACCAGGCCATCCTGCCGACGCCGGTGGTCGGGGTGCTCGGCGTGATCGACGACGTCAGCCGCCGAATCCCCACCGGCATCGGCGCCGAGGCCGGTGAGAGCCTGCTGCTGCTCGGTGAGACCCACGACGAGTTCGGAGGCTCGGCCTGGGCCCAGGTGATGCACGGCCACCTCGGCGGGCTGCCCCCGAAGGTCGATCTGGAGCGCGAGCGGCTACTGGCCGAGATCCTCGTGGCGGGCTCGCGCGACGGCATGATCTCGGCGGCGCACGACGTGTCCGACGGCGGGTTGGCGCAGACGATCGTCGAGATGGCGCTGATCGGGCAGTCCGGTGCCCGGATCGTGCTGGACCCGGATGCCGACCCGTTCGTGCAGTTGTTCTCGGAGTCGGCCGGACGCGTGCTCGTGGCCGTGCCCAGGACGGAGGAGCTGCGCTTCACGGAGATGTGCTCGGCGCGTGGTCTGCCGTGGCGTAAGACCGGCGTCGTCGACCCCGAGTCGAACGCCGTGCAGATCCAGGACGTCGCCGACTTCGGCCTCGACGAGCTTCGCGAGGCGTGGGAAGGAACGCTGCCCGCACTGTTCGCCTGA
- a CDS encoding lysozyme — translation MGIGRRRWRIAAATVAASVSALLLGALTPAAADVDTDTSTNDRVQVDHAMGSQIRKHEGDGSTSYTKRRALEPQGLNSDGARAYATVPGIDVSSWQGNVDWSYWWNQGKRFAYVKATEGTSYENPYFAQQYNGSYNVGMIRGAYHFALPNVSSGAAQANFFVDNGGGWSRDGKTLPGALDMEYNPYGATCYGKTKAQMTAWIKDFHDTYHARTGRWPVIYTSTSWWNQCVGTAGDFSSTAPLWVARYASSVGELPYNWGYHTFWQYTSSPIDQNTFNGSYDRLKVLATG, via the coding sequence ATGGGTATCGGACGGAGAAGGTGGCGAATCGCCGCTGCCACCGTCGCCGCGTCCGTCAGTGCGCTCCTGCTCGGCGCACTGACCCCCGCGGCGGCCGACGTCGACACCGACACGAGCACGAACGACCGGGTCCAGGTCGACCACGCAATGGGTTCGCAGATCAGGAAGCACGAGGGCGACGGATCGACCTCGTACACGAAACGACGCGCTCTGGAACCGCAGGGATTGAACTCCGACGGCGCGAGGGCCTACGCCACGGTTCCGGGTATCGACGTCAGCAGCTGGCAAGGAAACGTCGACTGGTCTTACTGGTGGAATCAGGGCAAACGATTCGCATACGTCAAGGCGACCGAGGGAACCAGCTACGAGAATCCCTATTTCGCGCAGCAGTACAACGGTTCCTACAACGTGGGCATGATCCGGGGCGCGTACCACTTCGCGCTGCCGAACGTGTCGTCCGGCGCGGCGCAGGCCAACTTCTTCGTCGACAACGGCGGCGGCTGGTCCCGTGACGGCAAGACCCTGCCGGGCGCACTGGACATGGAGTACAACCCGTACGGCGCCACCTGCTACGGCAAGACGAAGGCGCAGATGACGGCGTGGATCAAGGACTTCCACGACACCTATCACGCCCGCACGGGCCGCTGGCCGGTCATCTACACCTCGACGAGCTGGTGGAACCAGTGCGTCGGCACCGCGGGCGACTTCTCCAGCACCGCGCCGCTGTGGGTTGCGCGGTACGCCTCGTCGGTGGGCGAGCTGCCGTACAACTGGGGCTACCACACCTTCTGGCAGTACACGTCGAGCCCGATCGACCAGAACACGTTCAACGGCTCCTACGACCGGCTGAAGGTCCTCGCCACCGGCTGA
- a CDS encoding DUF397 domain-containing protein, whose product MAKAVRGSAAAVSSDALADVTWRKSSYSSSMGNCVELARLRSGGVAMRNSRDPHGPALLYTKAEIAAFLAGAKDGEFDDLAG is encoded by the coding sequence ATGGCGAAGGCGGTCCGCGGTAGTGCTGCGGCAGTCTCTTCGGACGCGTTGGCGGACGTGACGTGGCGCAAGAGTTCGTACAGCAGTTCCATGGGCAACTGTGTGGAACTCGCCCGCCTGAGGTCGGGAGGCGTGGCCATGCGCAACTCCCGTGATCCGCACGGTCCTGCGCTCCTGTACACAAAGGCCGAGATCGCCGCGTTCCTCGCGGGCGCCAAGGACGGTGAGTTCGATGACCTCGCCGGCTGA
- a CDS encoding MFS transporter codes for MHPDTPRVSPRTIRAITLRLLPLLAVLYVIAYIDRSNVGFAKLTLQEELGLSATVFTLGQVFFFVAYAVLEVPSNLALHRFGAHRWIARIMVTWGIVTIATALVSETWQFYLARFLLGAAEAGFFPGVIYYLTRWFPSAHRSAAIGLFMLAGPISFIVGNPLMGALNDLDGVWGLDGWQWIFIATGVPAVLAAPVVLWLLPKDPDSAAWLDEGERRALKSVLDAENAQAGDQPHNAWKVLGDRRVLAMAVFFLCFPLATYGLAFWLPTIVEGFGGLSGFEVGLVTAIPYVCVMAGLLAVPRLARTRGTPFGWLALMLGFSAAGFAVAALVPSPVVQMIGICVASIGGYAAQPVMWGLVPRFLTGAAAAAGIGAINGIGNLGGGFGPMGIAAVVDATGSALTGLIFLIVVSVIGVFGAFGLRRVLTRSAKEQPPQPEAVPNA; via the coding sequence GTGCACCCTGACACCCCGCGGGTCTCGCCGCGCACGATCCGCGCGATCACTCTGCGACTGCTACCGCTGCTCGCGGTCCTGTACGTGATCGCCTACATCGACAGGTCGAACGTCGGCTTCGCGAAACTCACGCTCCAGGAGGAGCTCGGCCTCTCCGCCACGGTCTTCACGCTGGGCCAGGTGTTCTTCTTCGTGGCGTACGCGGTGCTGGAGGTGCCGAGCAACCTCGCACTGCACCGCTTCGGGGCGCATCGCTGGATCGCCCGCATCATGGTGACGTGGGGAATCGTCACCATCGCGACGGCGCTGGTGAGCGAGACCTGGCAGTTCTACCTCGCGCGCTTCCTGCTCGGCGCGGCCGAGGCCGGGTTCTTCCCCGGCGTGATCTACTACCTCACGCGGTGGTTCCCCTCGGCGCACCGCAGCGCCGCCATCGGTCTGTTCATGCTCGCAGGCCCCATCTCGTTCATCGTGGGCAACCCGCTGATGGGCGCGCTCAACGACCTGGACGGCGTGTGGGGCCTCGACGGCTGGCAGTGGATCTTCATCGCGACCGGTGTCCCTGCGGTGCTCGCGGCTCCCGTGGTGTTGTGGCTGCTGCCCAAGGACCCCGACAGCGCCGCCTGGCTCGACGAGGGTGAGCGCCGGGCTCTGAAGAGCGTCCTCGACGCGGAGAACGCGCAGGCCGGCGACCAGCCGCACAACGCGTGGAAGGTGCTCGGCGACCGCAGGGTGCTGGCCATGGCGGTGTTCTTCCTGTGCTTCCCGCTCGCCACCTACGGGCTCGCGTTCTGGCTGCCGACCATCGTCGAGGGCTTCGGTGGGTTGTCCGGCTTCGAGGTCGGGCTCGTGACGGCCATTCCGTACGTCTGCGTGATGGCGGGTCTGCTCGCCGTGCCGAGGCTCGCGCGCACCCGTGGCACACCGTTCGGCTGGCTCGCGCTGATGCTGGGTTTCTCGGCGGCCGGGTTCGCGGTCGCGGCACTCGTACCGTCGCCCGTCGTGCAGATGATCGGTATCTGTGTCGCGTCGATCGGTGGTTACGCCGCCCAGCCGGTGATGTGGGGTCTCGTGCCCCGGTTCCTCACCGGTGCCGCCGCCGCTGCCGGTATCGGAGCCATCAACGGCATCGGCAACCTCGGTGGCGGGTTCGGTCCGATGGGCATCGCGGCCGTCGTGGACGCCACCGGCTCCGCCCTCACCGGGCTGATCTTCCTCATCGTCGTGTCGGTGATCGGTGTCTTCGGTGCCTTCGGACTACGCAGGGTGCTGACCCGCTCGGCGAAGGAGCAGCCACCTCAGCCGGAGGCCGTTCCGAACGCGTGA